The Arachis ipaensis cultivar K30076 chromosome B10, Araip1.1, whole genome shotgun sequence DNA window TAGTGTCTAGTAACTCTTGCTTTTAATGGCATGATAGAAGAAGTGTAAGAAAAATACTGAGAATCGATCAAAGCAGCTTTACACCCACACTGGCGGATCGAAAAGCATGGCAAGGCTCGGAGAAGAAGAGGTAATCCATTTTTTGAGAATGTTTTTGAACCATCTCTTCGTCTACATATTCACTTTGTCATCATTATTGGTATAGTCGAAACGACAAGGGAGGAGAGTTGGTAGAGGAAAATTGTATCTCTTAACGCACAAAAGACCTAATGGCTCCTATATCCATGATGCATCTCGGACTATTGGTGTAAGTAATGTGTTGAGAATCGCGAAGTAGTTTCTcgtatgttttattttttaaaattatattggaAGTCTATGTGGTTAGCAACTAGCTAATAAATGCTTATATTTGCTTATCTATGTGTGTAGGAAAGAATTGAGGCTATTGAGCAACGTGATGAATCCTCTAGACTGTTGTCTCAGAATGATTCGCTTGCTCAAACTCTCGGAAAGGAACACCCGGGTAGAGTGCGTGGCATGGGTTTGGGGCCGACTTCTAGTCAAGTCTTTGGTATGAATTGCCATCAGCCGAGCAATGGAGCTCAAAGGGAGGAGACCCAAAGGGTGCTGCTTGAACTACAAGCAGAGTTGGCGgccaaaaaattaaaaaggaaggaAGTGGAGGATGAAGTAGCTGCCGAGAAGACAAAACGTTAGGCagtggaggatgaagtagcagcCGAGAAGACAAAAAGACAGACAATGGAGGATGAAGTAGCAGTTGGAAAGATAAGGATGCAGGCAATGGAGAGTGCTCTGATAtgtatacttcaagggcaaggtggGAAGCTGCCATCAGACGTCGCCGCATGGATGAATTCATTGGAGGGACAGATTAGAAAGTAGCTCTTGGGATTGTggaagtttttgtttttaatatacACTTTTTTGGTGTTGACTATGCAACTTTTGGTAAGGAGTACACTTTATTGATATTTGGATAATTATATGAATTTTATTAATAGTTTTGCTAATGTCATTTACCCATCAGTTAATTTTTTcagatataaaataatttaacctACTAATATTAAGAAATGTtccaaaaataacaaaaaaataaaaaataaaacctaGTACATTCAAATCAAAAAGAGCGTTGATTGCCAGTGTACAATACAATATTTTTGCGGCCATTTAACCGAAAAATAGCGGCAGTTGTAAAATAGCcgtaagaaatttgaaaaaatagGATACGAGATAGCGGCGCCGCCAAATACTTTTGAAAAAAACGACCGTTAACTAGCGGCGATTTCAAACCATTGGTAAATTTGTGTCGAAATCAATGTTGGATAgatagcggcggttttaaaccgcctcTAAATCTTGTGCCGCTATTTCTTGATTTTGCGGCGGTTGTGCCAGCGGTTCGATAGAACCGCCGCAAAATCATATTACCATCCCCTAATAGGTGACGCTTAACGAACCGTTGGAATTCCgttttgcggcggtttaaaaccgcgaCAAATCCTTATATGAACCGCCGCAATTTCCCACTCCCGTTGTAGTGTAGGGTTATATTCAAGTGTGTTATGAGGCTAAATTGGGTCCATTAGCGAACTTATATGTGTTAGCCTTGGGCCCGATCCAACCCATTAGtgttttagcccgtttggcccaaaattgggccaaacctttagaattagcgTCCGATTcttaactttaattatttttttaagtttttctacGATTTTTATTATTCCcacacagtaccggacagacttaagTCGGTACTGCTGGCTAATTTACCGGTATgcatttttacataatttttcacagaaaattatattttccaactcagaaaaatttactgagtccaaatatcatttaaattttctaattaatattctaaatctTTGAACCTATTTCAggcaattaaattattttaattaagcgattaattattttttatttttacattgTAGGACGTTGCAGAGCTTTTGCAGTGTTGCAGTGTTATCATGTGATGACCTTCTCATTAAGCGTAGGTAATTAACTAATTGAGCTGTATTGTAATTATTGTTAATGATGGGTCGTTGCATGGTTATGGTGGTTGGGGCCTTTATGGGATTAGGATAGTTTGGCTATCTGCAATATGATTATTTTCAATTTTGGAGGGTCTTAAATGTTATTTATGTTGTTGAAGCTTTCAATAGAAAAGAACATGTGATTGGGCTTACGCTTTCAATGGATTTGTTTTTTGTAACAAAAGGCCAAGTTGAATGAAAGAATGATCCCCTAACCAAAAAAAAAGGGCTAATCAACTACTACCACTACTCTATAGTTAATTATGCTAAAAAAAAATAAGTTCAATATAACTTATACAATTGCCAATTTGCCTATTTGACACTGAAAAATAGCTGTTAGAAGTGAGGAATTTTCTCCGTACAAAAACAAACAACTTTGAGCAAGCTTCTATAGCTGGGGACATCGATTACGGTGGAACTCTCCATGAGAACCAACAATATAAAAAAGAAGCAGACCTAATGCAAAAAAGTAAGAAGAAAGTCAGAAAAAAGGGTGTAGAATATCAGATAGGCAAAGTATGATTCCAAAGAAAGAAGAATGGATAAGGGAGGGGCCCGTCTTAGGAAGCCACTAGAGAAAAAGCAATTCTTTTGCCCAAGCAGTTGAAAATGGACCTATCGAAAATGACAAAGAGGATGTTTaagaaatggaagaagaagaCTCAAAGGAAACAGATAAAGAGGATTTTGAAGATATTAGAAAAGATACAGATCAAGAAATCAGGATTGAAAAAGTGGAAGAAGGACTTCTCAACATTATTATTGAGGATGCTATAGAGAGAAAACCTTGGAAGCCATGGTGGAACACCCTTATAGTCAAATTATTGGGAAAAAAAGCAGGTTATGTGGTTATGAAAAGAAGGCTAGAATCCATGTGGGGAAAAAAAGAACCATAGACGTTATTGATCTTGGTCAAGAATATTACCTAGTGAAGTTCCACTCTAGTGAGGATTTTGATTTCGCTCTACTAGAAGGTCCATAAAATCTCTATGATCATTACCTAATTGTGAGGCTATGGGAACCAAATTTCAACCTTTCAATAGCATCTATTGACAAAATTACTGCATGGGTCAGACTCCCAGGCTTGCCAATCGAGCTTTAAAACATAACTATACTAAGAAAGATTGGAAACTTAATTGGAAGAACAATAAAAGTAGATGATAACATAACTGGATTATGCAGAGGCAAGTTCGCAAGACTTTGTGTGGAAGTGGACATTACAAAGCCTTTAATGGGATATGAAGAGAATATAAGGTGGAATATGAAGGTATCCACCAAATATGCTTTCAGTGTGGAAAAATTGTCCATTTAAGAGAGACAAAACACAGGGGGATGAAATCCATAACATGTAAAACAAGGGGAGAGCAGATAGTTCAGACAAAGAAAGAGAAAACAGTGACGCACTAAGAGATGCTGAAGAAGCAGGCGTCATGGTTAAAAGAGATAAAGGCAAGGAAATAATGACTGGTGAACAATATAACTTTGGGGAACGGATGATAGTACAACGtccaagaaggggaagaagaaaccAAAAAGAGGAAGAAGCCAGAAACAAACCAAAAATAAGTAAAGTCAAAGGAAAAGAAGACTACACAGAGACAAACTCACGATATGGAGTGCTTACTATTGAGGAACCAGAGCAGACTATAAATGAAGAGAGGCAAGATAAATACAATGACAGAACCAACAAAAAACCAGAACagcaacaaaaagaaaacaacaaGGGAGTTAACAACAAGCATCTAAAAGGAAAAAGCAATAAGGAAACATCTAAAACCAATAAAAATCAGCAAACAAAATAGAAGGACTTTCAAGTGCAACAAAGTACAAAGTCTGAAAGAGGCAATCAAATGAAGCCAAAAGAGACAGAAGAGGAAGttgaagaataagaagaaaattatatAGAAGTAGCGAATGTGCATCATGAACAGAACTGGATTGAAGAAACCATTGACACACCCACTTTGATGGAGGAATGTATTGAGCCTACAAGCAAAGAACACCCAGCCTCTTGAAGACCTCCAGACTCCTACACTAATGCAGGAAATGGGGAAGCTAGCTAAACGCCTATGGATACAGAGGAAGCAAACAGAGATCTTGTTAACAACCTAATTGAGGGAGTGGACTTTACTACTCCACAGATCAGTGCATTGAAGGACACTAATATGCACATGAATTAATTCCCCGAATTTTTTTAGTTGGTTAttggttttcttttttcttatttattttatttttataatgatAAAATTATTTGTATGGAATGTTAGCCAGGCAGCTAGCGGAGCATTTAGAAGAACTTTTAAAGAGTTGATGAGGTAACACAAGCCAGATATAGCAATTCTACTAAAAATCAAGTGCAGTAGGGATAAGACCAAGAGAATGATATAACAACTAGATTTTAATCACTATATCATAGAGGATGCGCAGGGATTTGTAGGGGGAATTTAGATCCTTCAGAATAGAATCGACTTAAACATTATTGTGATGGAGTCTCAAAATCAATACATTCATATGAAAGTTAGAAAACATGGCAGAAGGGACTGGTTTTTAACTGCGATCTATGCCAACCTACATTACCAAAATAGAAGATCCATTTGGCCAAAGCTCTTAAACATAGCTAACTCCATGCAAGAAGAATGGCTTATGGCAGGTGATTTTTATGAAATAAAGGATGGTACAGACAAAAAAGGTGGAGTAAACATCGACACGAAAGCGTGTAATGCGTTTGCGAATTGGATTAACAGTTGTGGTCTTATTGACCTAAGATCCATTGGCCCAAGATACACTTCGAGAGGACCAAAAATGGGAAAGTTACGATAGAGTTTCAAAAGGCTTGATAGAGCTCTAGCTAACTAACCTTGGAGAACTAGATTCCATGATGCGGTGGTGGAAGTGTTGATCAGAACTAACTCTGATCACCACCCCATACTCATCACAGTGGAAAAAGATTCTATTAAGGAAAAGAACAGGCCATTTCATTTCAAAACTATGTGGGGGCTACATCCAGACTTCTATAATATTTTAAAAGGTAGTTAAGACAATCATAACAGCTTTATGGTCGCTCTCAACAAGTTGGAGAAGGACTTGACTGCGTGGAATAAAAATTGTTTTGGCaatatttttaaacaaaaaaagcaAAATTCTAAACAGATTAACAGGTATACAAAGAAGTAATGATTATGGGAGAAACCCTTTCCTTAAAGAGCTAGAACAAAAACTGAATCAGGAACTAAATGTGATCCTTGATCAGGAAGAAACATACTGGATGTGTAAGTCTAGAGAGAAATGGATCGTGGATGGGGATAGAAATACCAGGTTTTACTACACAAAAGCCAtcataaagagaagaaaaaatagaatCCTTAAATTAAAAGACACAACAGGAAGGTGgattgaagatgaagaggaacTAGGAATGCACATAATCAACCATTTCAAAAATCTTTATACAAAAGAGGTGAGAATtgttccttttgagcttgatcaCTATGACACCCCTAATTTTGATATTCATAATTGCAGGAAGCTAAGAGAAAACCCCAACgaagcaaaaataaaaagagtagTCTTTAGCATTGGATCCACAAAGGCCCCAGAAAGTGATGGTTTTCCGGCTCTTATTTACAAAAAACAACTGGGATATCATGAAGGAAAAAGTGTGTGACTTTATTGGCTCATACTGGAAAGTACTAAATCTCATCCAACTGGCTAACTCCACTCTTTTAGTCCTTGTGCCTAAGATTAACAACCCGGAATATATCAGTCAATTCAGTCCTATAGCCTTGTGCAATGTGAGCTACAAGATTATCACCAAAATTCTAGTTGAGAGAATCAAACCCCACTTGGAGAGTAGAATAATGATCCACCAATCAAGTTTCATACCAAGAAAGAAAATTCAAGACAACATCATCATAGCAAAGGAGCTGATCCAACAATGAGAAGAATATGGGGGAAGAAAAGATTTATGGCTATAAAGATCGATTTTGAGAAGACGTATGATAGATTGAGATGAGAATTCATCAAGACTAGGCTAAAGGAATTCAAGTTACTAGAAAAAATTATTAAGATAGTCATGAGTTGCATGTCAAGCGTATCATACAATATTCTCTGGAATAGAAACAAAACAGAAGATTTCATGTCAAAAAGAGGAGTTAGACAAGGAGATCCAATTTTTTCCTACCTTTTTATTATTTGTGTGGACAAGCTGTCCCATATTATAGAAGAAAAAGTTTTCCAAGGAACTTGGAACCGTATTGGAGTTGGAAGAATAGGACCTAAGATCTCGCACTTGATGTTTGCAGATAATTTACTTCTTTTTGCAGAAGCCTCAACTAAATAGATGAAAACCATCAAAGAAACGTTAGAGAAATTTAAGGACGTGCTTGGAAGAGTGAAAAGCAAATTAAAAGGATAAAAAAGTAAATGCTTATCATTGGCTGGGAGATTGACTTTAGCTCAAGCCTCTATTAGCCCGATCTTGAATTACCACATGCAACATGACAGAATTCTAAAAGGTATATGCCAGGAAGTAGATAGAGCTCAGAGAAGCTTCATATGAGAAGATGAACCAAGTCAGAAAAGGATGCATCTAATCGGTTGGAAAATCTTATGCCATCCCAAACATGAAGGAGGTATGGGATTTAGGAGACTAACCTTTAGTCTTATGGCAAATTCAGGAAGATCCTGATCAGCTATGGACTAAAGTGCTCATCCATAAGTAGTATGACGAAAATTAGGGGTGAGTCAGGCTCGGATTAGAAGTACAGACTCCAACCTTTAAAAGGAGATCATGAAACTGAGATGATTAGTCAGAGAAAACTATGCAACTTATCAGGAATGGGCCAACTACCAAATTTTGGAAGGATAATTGGGTTAATGGAGAAGGAACCTTGGAAGGTCATACATTAACTCAGGACATCGACGGCAATAGCTTGGTTTGGGAATGGACAAATGAGGAAGGAAACTGGAATCTAGAGCAGCTCAACAGTAATCTGCCTAATTCAGAAAATCATAGCCATGCCACCCGCTCACCAGAATGAGGAAGATGCTAGAAGAGGATGGAGATATTTGAAAGACGGAGATTTCTCAGTTGGATTAACTTACAAAGTAATCAACAATTGGACCAAACCAAAGCAAACCATATGGAGTAGGATATGGAAATGGAAAGGGCATCAGAAGGCTAAAGTGTTAATGTAGACTATAATTCATGGAAGGATCCTGACAAACCAAAAGAAAGTTAGGATCTTTAGGAGTAATGGAAGCTGTAACTACTGTCCAAGCGTGCAAGAAGATCTTTTACATATGTTCAGAGATTGTAGAAAGGCCTCAATAGTGTGGATTAGATTCCTAATGCCTAGTAAAATCTATAGTTTCTTCCATCTAAACTAGGAAGAGTGGATTGTAACCAATTTCACTTAACAACTAGGTAACACTCAGCGAAATAAATAGACAGAATTGTTC harbors:
- the LOC107620293 gene encoding uncharacterized protein LOC107620293 — encoded protein: MLGRAWKETRNKLYHHCYDSELTLADNIECHLSGIIADHWRWYLDYHNSEETKKKCKKNTENRSKQLYTHTGGSKSMARLGEEESKRQGRRVGRGKLYLLTHKRPNGSYIHDASRTIGERIEAIEQRDESSRLLSQNDSLAQTLGKEHPGRVRGMGLGPTSSQVFGMNCHQPSNGAQREETQRVLLELQAELAAKKLKRKEVEDEVAAEKTKR